From a single Lolium rigidum isolate FL_2022 chromosome 7, APGP_CSIRO_Lrig_0.1, whole genome shotgun sequence genomic region:
- the LOC124669640 gene encoding probable transcription factor FL encodes MDPHDAFLAAHPFRWDLGPPAPAAVPPPPPLPMPQTPALPPANSPRELEDLVAGYGVRGSTVARISELGFTASTLLVMTDRELDDMTAALAGLFRWDLLIGERFGLRAALRAERGRLMALHGGRHHGHQSGSTIDGASQEVLSNERDGAASGEDDAGRMMLSGKKLKNGSVARKAKKARRKKVDGLRLDHMQEDEREDGGGRSESTESSAGGGGGVGGERQREHPFVVTEPGEVARAKKNGLDYLFHLYEQCRLFLLQVQSMAKLHGHKSPTKVTNQVFRYASKVGASYINKPKMRHYVHCYALHCLDQEASDALRRAYKARGENVGAWRQACYAPLVDIAAGHGFDVDAVFAAHPRLAIWYVPTRLRQLCHQARSAHDAAAANANGAMPPPPPMF; translated from the exons ATGGATCCCCACGACGCCTTCCTCGCCGCGCACCCGTTCCGGTGGGACCTCGGCCCGCCGGCTCCGGCAGCCgtgccccctcctcctccactgccCATGCCTCAAACTCCCGCGCTGCCTCCGGCGAACTCGCCGAGGGAGCTGGAGGATCTCGTGGCCGGGTACGGCGTGCGCGGGTCCACGGTTGCGCGAATCTCCGAGCTCGGGTTCACGGCCAGCACGCTCCTGGTCATGACGGACCGCGAGCTGGACGACATGACGGCCGCGCTCGCCGGCCTGTTCCGCTGGGACCTGCTCATCGGCGAGCGGTTCGGCCTGCGCGCCGCGCTGCGGGCAGAGCGCGGCCGCCTGATGGCACTGCATGGGGGCCGACACCACGGTCACCAGTCCGGCAGCACCATCGACGGCGCCTCCCAAGAAG TGTTGTCCAACGAACGGGATGGGGCGGCGAGCGGCGAGGACGACGCCGGCAGGATGATGTTATCGGGCAAGAAGCTGAAGAATGGATCGGTGGCGAGGAAGGCCAAGAAAgcaaggaggaagaaggtggaCGGGCTCCGGCTGGACCACATGCAGGAGGACGAgcgcgaggacggcggcggccgctcggAGTCAACGGAGTCGTCggctggcggaggcggcggcgttggAGGGGAGCGGCAGCGGGAGCACCCGTTCGTGGTGACGGAGCCCGGGGAGGTGGCGAGGGCCAAGAAGAACGGGCTGGACTACCTGTTCCATCTCTACGAGCAGTGCCGCCTCTTCCTGCTCCAGGTGCAGTCCATGGCCAAGCTGCATGGCCACAAGTCTCCAACCAAG GTGACGAACCAGGTGTTCAGGTACGCGAGCAAGGTGGGGGCGAGCTACATCAACAAGCCCAAGATGCGCCACTACGTCCACTGCTACGCGCTGCACTGCCTCGACCAGGAGGCCTCCGACGCGCTGCGCCGCGCGTACAAGGCCCGCGGCGAGAACGTCGGCGCCTGGAGGCAGGCATGCTACGCGCCGCTCGTCGACATCGCCGCCGGCCACGGCTTCGACGTCGACGCCGTCTTCGCCGCGCACCCGCGACTCGCCATCTGGTACGTGCCAACCAGGCTCCGCCAGCTCTGCCACCAGGCGAGGAGCGcgcacgacgccgccgccgccaacgccaacggggccatgccgccgccgccgcccatgttCTAG
- the LOC124674510 gene encoding 60S ribosomal protein L12-3-like — translation MPPKLDPSQVVEVYVRVTGGEVGAASSLAPKIGPLGLSPKKIGEDIAKETAKDWKGLRVTVKLTVQNRQAKVSVVPSAAALVIKALKEPERDRKKVKNIKHSGNISLDDVIEIAKIMSPRSMAKEMTGTVKEILGTCVSVGCTVDGKDPKDLQTEIDDGEVEIPSA, via the coding sequence ATGCCTCCCAAGCTCGACCCGTCGCAGGTGGTGGAGGTCTACGTCCGCGTGACGGGAGGCGAGGTCGGCGCGGCGTCGTCGCTTGCCCCCAAGATCGGTCCCCTCGGTCTCTCCCCCAAGAAGATCGGTGAGGACATCGCCAAGGAGACGGCCAAGGACTGGAAGGGTCTCCGCGTCACCGTCAAGCTCACCGTCCAGAACCGTCAGGCGAAGGTCTCCGTCGTCCCGTCCGCCGCGGCGCTCGTCATCAAGGCCCTCAAGGAGCCTGAGAGGGACAGGAAGAAGGTGAAGAACATCAAGCACAGCGGGAACATCAGTCTTGACGACGTCATCGAGATCGCCAAGATTATGTCGCCCAGGTCCATGGCCAAGGAGATGACCGGGACCGTCAAGGAGATCCTCGGTACCTGCGTCAGCGTTGGCTGCACCGTCGACGGGAAGGACCCCAAGGACCTGCAGACGGAGATCGACGACGGCGAGGTCGAGATCCCCTCCGCTTGA